The DNA segment GTACGGACTCCCCGTGTACGGCGTGGACGAAAGGCTGTCCACGATCGAGGCCCGCGGCTGGGGCAGGGCGCGCCGCGCGGCCCTGGATGCGGTCGCCGCGCAAGTGATCCTGGAGGCCTGGCTGACCGGCGCGACCGCCGAACTCCCCGATGCTTGAGCAGTCTCCCTGCAAGGACAGCGCCGAAATCGAGCGGCTGGCGCGCCGGATGGCCGCCGACATCGGCCGCCACATGGAACGCCTCGAATGCGAGCGCCCATTGCTGGTCGGGATCCATACCGGCGGGGTGTGGGTGGCGGAAAAACTCCGGGAACGCCTGGATTACGACATGGGCCAGTTGAATATCGCCTTCTACCGGGACGATTTCAGCCGCATCGGGATATCCCCCAAGGTCACGCCGACCCGGTTGCCGCTACCGGTGGAAGACCGGCGCGTGGTGCTGGTGGACGACGTGATCCACACCGGGCGCACCATACGCGCGGCGTTGAACGCGATCTTCGACTACGGACGCCCGACCAGCGTTTCCCTTGCCATTTTATTCGACCGGGAGGGCCGCGAATTGCCTATACAGCCTGACTTTGTGGGGGAAAAGATGCAGGTGGCGGGGAACGAACACCTGAAGCTCGACGGGCCGACCCCCCTGAGCCTGCTTCTCGTCAAGGCAGCGTGAACGGCAACATTCAACTGTCCGCCGACGGAAAATTAAGGCATTTCCTATCAATTACGGGACTCCGGCGGGAACATCTGGAAGAGATCCTGGAGCTCGCCGTTTCGTTCACGGAGACGGGCCAACGAGCGGTGAAGACGATCCCCCTCCTGCGCGGCAGAACCATCGCCAATCTGTTTTTCGAGCCCAGCACCCGCACGCAGACCACCTTCGAGCTGGCCGCCAAGCGCCTTTCCGCGGACGTGATCAACATAGATGCGCGCAACTCGGCGACGAACAAGGGCGAATCCCTGCTGGATACGCTGAAAACCCTGGAAGCGATGCGCTGCGACATGTTCGTCATCCGGCATCCTCACAGCGGCGCGGCCCATTTTATCGCCTCCCGGGTATCGCCGCGGGTCAGCGTGATCAACGCGGGAGACGGCTGCCACGCCCACCCCACGCAGGCCATGGTGGACGCCTTCACGATACTCCGGCACAAGCCGTCGCCGGCCTCCCTGCGCGTGGCGCTGGTGGGAGACATCGCGCATTCCCGGGTGGCGCGCTCCGAGATCGAGGCCCTGCGCCTGCTCGGGGTGCGGGAGATTCGGGTCATCGGCCCCAAGACTTTGATTCCGCGCGGGATCGAGGGCATGGGCGTGCGGGTGCATCACGATTTGGCAACCGGCCTGCGCGGCGTGGACGTGATCATGCCCCTGCGCCTGCAGCGGGAGCGCATGCGCAGTTCCTTCCTGCCCGACGAGAGCGAATATTTCCAGCGCTACGGCCTGACGCAGGAGCGGCTGGCCCCGGCCAGTCCGGACGCCATCGTCATGCACCCGGGGCCGATCAATCGGGGAATCGAGATTGATTCCGAAACGGCCGAGGGGACCAGATCGGTCATCCTGGAGCAGGTGGGACACGGCATTTCCGTGCGCATGGCAGTCATGGCCCTTGCCATGGGCGCGGCGGGAAAGCGCCCCGAATGAGGCTGAAAATAACGAATGGGCGCATCCTGGCGCCCGGCGGAGACAGGGCCGAACGGGCGGAGTTGCGCATCGCTGCCGGCAAGATCGTCGGGGTCGGCGCCGGCGCGGCGCCGGACTTCACTGCCGACGAGGAAATAGACGCCGCCGGCCAGTTCGTGCTTCCGGGCCTGGTCGATCTGTGCGCGCGGATGCGGGAGCCGGGCAAG comes from the Gammaproteobacteria bacterium genome and includes:
- a CDS encoding aspartate carbamoyltransferase catalytic subunit, translated to MNGNIQLSADGKLRHFLSITGLRREHLEEILELAVSFTETGQRAVKTIPLLRGRTIANLFFEPSTRTQTTFELAAKRLSADVINIDARNSATNKGESLLDTLKTLEAMRCDMFVIRHPHSGAAHFIASRVSPRVSVINAGDGCHAHPTQAMVDAFTILRHKPSPASLRVALVGDIAHSRVARSEIEALRLLGVREIRVIGPKTLIPRGIEGMGVRVHHDLATGLRGVDVIMPLRLQRERMRSSFLPDESEYFQRYGLTQERLAPASPDAIVMHPGPINRGIEIDSETAEGTRSVILEQVGHGISVRMAVMALAMGAAGKRPE
- the pyrR gene encoding bifunctional pyr operon transcriptional regulator/uracil phosphoribosyltransferase PyrR, which gives rise to MLEQSPCKDSAEIERLARRMAADIGRHMERLECERPLLVGIHTGGVWVAEKLRERLDYDMGQLNIAFYRDDFSRIGISPKVTPTRLPLPVEDRRVVLVDDVIHTGRTIRAALNAIFDYGRPTSVSLAILFDREGRELPIQPDFVGEKMQVAGNEHLKLDGPTPLSLLLVKAA